The DNA sequence AATGAAAAATAATTTGCTTTCGCCGCGGATGACGATCCGCATATCCCGCTCGTATCACGGCATGGCCTTGTCTGTCACGATGGTCCCCCGCGGGTCATGTTATCCGACCCCACCGGGTGTGCGCGCCACGGTCAATACGCAAACCATTTCCGCCCCGGCCCCCTTCAAGATTCGCGCGCATTCGTTGAGGGTCGCTCCGGTGGTGTAAACGTCGTCGACCAGAACGATCCGCCGTCCCTCGATCTGCTCGGGACGCTTCGGGACAAAGGCCCGACGAACGTTCCGGCGGCGGTCTTGATGGGAAAGCCCGATCTGCGGCGGGGTCACGCGAATCCGTTCCAGCGCGTCGGGAAGCACCGGCACGCCCGACCCGGACCCGATGGAATCGCACAAGAGAAGGGCCTGGTTGAAACCCCGCTCGCGAAGGCGGGAAGGATGGAGCGGGACCGGCACCAGTCCGTCCGTCTCGGGAAGCCGCTCCATCGCGCGGAGGAGGAGCCTCCCCAGGGGCCGCGTCAGAAGGGTCTTGCCGCGATACTTGACGAGATGGATCGCCTCGGCCAGCACGCCTTCATACCATCCGGCGGAGACGGCATGATCGAAGTGCGGCGATCGCTCGCGGCAGTCTCCGCAGAGGTGGCCCGGGCTGTGCGAGAGCGCCGCCTCGGACGCGAACGGCTTCCCGCAACGGGGGCAGCAGGGGCCGTCGATCCGGGAGACCGTGGCCCAGCAGTCCCGGCAGAAACAGGGGTTCGCCTCCTCGCTGAAATAGCGTCGGCAGGTTCGGCACCGCGTCGGAAGGATCAGATCCAGCACGAAGCGGCGGCCGATGTCTTTGAGGGCCGTTTTCATACTTGGCTCACCACGCGAGTGTGGGATAAAGTCGGGCCGCGATCAAGATCATCAAAAGAAAGACGCCGCCCATCACCCCGAAATCCGCCGCCAAACTGTGCGCGCTGTGTCCTCCCTGGATCATGAGTCCCCGGAGGACATCGACCAGAAAGGTGAGCGGGTTGACGGCGGCGATGCGTTTCAGCCAATCCGGCATCATCTCCAGGGGGTAGATCGCATTGCTGGCGAAGAACAGCGGCATGGTGAGGACCTGCCCGATTCCCATGAAGCGCTCGCGGGTTTTCACCACGCAGGCGATGATGAGCGAAAAGGTTGAAAAGATCGCCGAGCCCAGGACCACGCCGCACAGGACGCCGGCCACCGCGAGGAACTCCCACCGTATCCCGATCCGGAGCGCCAGGGCCACCAGGTAAATGATGGCGGCCTGGACGACCCCTCGAAGCCCCGCCGAGACCGCTTTTCCGAGCACCAGCGCGCCGCGGCTGCTGGGCGTGACGAGGAGTTTGTGAACGACCCCCAGATCCCGCTCCCAGATCACATTGATTCCATAAAAGATGGCGCTGAACAACACGCTCTGCGCCAGGATCCCCGGCGTCATGAACGCGAGATAGCTGACGTCGCCCGTGGGAATGCCGCGGATCTGGCTGAACACCTGTCCGAAGACCACCAGCCAGAGGACGGGCTGGACCGCCCGTGAGAAAAGCTCGGTCGGATCCCGAAAGATCTTTCTCAACTCGGCCTCGGCGACGGCGGCGCTGTCGCCGGCAAACTTCAGCGCGGGCCGACGCTCAGCCCAGCCGGCGGGCCGTTCTTCGGGTCTGCTGAACATCGCGATAGGTTCCCCCTTCCTGAATCGTGCCGCCGCAGGTCTGGGCGAAGACGTCGTCGAGCGTGGCGTCGGGCGCCACGTCGGCCTTGAGGCTTGCGGGCGTCCCGATCACGGCGATCTCTCCCCGATGAAGAATGGCCAGCTCGTCGCAGAGATGATCCGCCTCCTCCATGTCGTGCGTCGTGATCAGGGCGGTCATTCCGAATTGTTTCCGCAACGCCTGCAGCCGATCCCACACCGTCCGACGCGCCATCGGATCGAGTCCGATCGTCGGCTCGTCCAGAAAGAGGACGGCGGGACGATGCAGCATCGCCTGGGCGAGCTCCAGACGGCGGATCATCCCGCCGGAATACGTCTTGACGAGTTTGTGTCCCACCTCGACGAGGCCCATGAATTCCAGCGCGTCCCGGATTCGCTCGACCCGTTCGGCCGCGCCCATGCCGTAGAGTTTGGCGGAAAGCGACAGGTTCTCAACCCCTGTCAGGCCGCCGTCGGCCGACAGCATCTGGGGCACGTAGCCTATTTTCTTCCGGATCTCGGTCGAAGAGCGGACGATGTCGAAACCGGCGACGGTGGCCGAGCCCGACGTCGGGCGCAGCAGCGTCGTCAGCATCTTGATCATCGTGCTTTTCCCGGCGCCGTTGGGGCCGAGCAGTCCGAAGATGATTCCGTAGCGGACGCGGAGGTCGACGCCCGTGACCGCGGAGACCGGACCGAACGTCCGGGTCAGCCGGCGGGTCTCGATCGCGAATTCGCGTCCCGATTCCGGCTCCGGCATCACGATGCACACTCGCCCGTGCCGGGACCTCCCGGCGCCTCGGGCCGCCGGCCTTCGAATCCGGAACCCGTCTCCCCGTTCACCACAACTCCAGCTGCGTCCCGGGGGCGAGGTGCTCGGCGTGAAAGCCGCGGCGTCGCAGGTGGCGGGCGAAGTCCGGCGCGCCGTGGACGGTAAAGATCCTGGACGGACGGGCCCGATCGACGTACTCGTTGAGCTCTTCAAAATCGGCGTGATCCGACATCGGGATCGCGACGTCCGCTCCGTAGCGCGACGCAGCCTCGCGGTCCATGGCCCAGCCGGTCAGCACCGCCGTCCGGCGTTTGGGAATCCTCTCGACCAGGCGCGTCCGGGCGAGATAGGGCGGCAGCAGGACGACCTTTCCATGGAGGTTGTCGTTCGAAAACCGCTCGTAGTTCCTGAATACGACGCCGCAGCTTTCGTAGACCTTGACGACCTCGACTGTCGGTTTGGCCAGACAGACCGTGTACCCCCGATCGCCCAGAAATTTCAAAACCTCCTGGCTCTTGCCCATCGCGTAGGCGAGGAGGACGGGGATCTTCCGGTCCTCAAACGCCGTCTCGACAAACTCGATCAGTCGCCGTTCCACCTCCTCCGTCGGAGGAAAGACGTACTGCGGTTTTCCGAAGGTGCATTCCATGATGAGAATGTCGCAGGACGGAACCTCGGCCGGGTCGGCCGTCCGGTTGGGTTTGAGCTTGAAATCCCCGGTGTAGACGATCCGCCGGCCGTTTTGGATCACGATCTGGGCCGCGCCCAGGATGTGGCCGGAGGGAAGGAGTTCGATCGTGAAGCCGTCCATCGAATGCGGCGTCCGAAAGTCGAGCGGGATCGCGTGAGGTTTGACGCCCAACCGTCGGCGGCAGAGCGACCAGGTGGCCGGGGTCGCGATGATCCGCTCGTGCTTGGCGGTGTGATCGCCGTGGGCATGGGAAATGAAACCGAGCGGCCTCGCCTTCGTCGAATCCAGCCACAGCTCCGTGCCGATGATCCGCATTCCGTGGTTGAGCTCGATCATGCTTCGTCCGCGATCCTTTCCGTCAGCGAGGGGTCGAATCCGATTATAATCAGAACGGGAAACGATTGCAACGAACTTCTGTCCGCCTTCGGCCGCCGCGGACACCATCGGGACGTGGGCCGACCCTTGCGAAATTTTTCGCTCTCCTGTAGATTGTCGTTGTGAAAAATCCGAACCGTGTCGTCATCCTCGTTCACGGCGGGGCCGGGCCGAGAGCGGCCGGAAAGGCCGAGCTCCGCGTCCTGGAGGCCGCGCTGGAGGCCGGGCTGTCCCTTCTGAATGAGGGCGGGGCCGGCCTGGACGCCGTGGAGGCCGCCATCCGTATTTTGGAAGACAGCGGCCGCTTCAATGCCGGGCTGGGATCCCTGCTTCAACTCGACGGCCGCGGCCGGATGGACGCCTCCATCATGGAAGGGCGCGGGCTGAAGGCCGGGGCCGTGGCCGGGGTCGAAAACGTTCGAAACCCGATTCGCGGGGCCCGCCTTGTAATGGAACGGACCCCCCACGTCCTGATCGCGGGAGAGGGCGCCGCCCGGCTGGCGCGCCATTTCAGGCTGGGGACCGGCGGCTCGGCGACGGATCGATCCCTCCGGGTCCTTAAAAAAACCTTGAAGGGCGGAAGCGAATCGGTCCGGCTCTTTAATGAGATCCGCCGGCGCGAAACCGTCGGCGCCGTCGCCCTCGACGAATACGGAACGCTCGCGGCGGGCGCATCCACCGGAGGGGTCCCGGCGATGCTGCCCGGGCGTGTCGGCGACACACCGTTGATCGGCGCCGGAACCTATGCCGACAATGAATCGGGGGCCGTGTCGATGACCGGGCGGGGGGAAACAATTATCCGCGCGGGATTGGCCAAGGAGATCTGCGAGCATCTCATCGACGGATGCTCGCCCAAGCAGGCCGCGCAAAAGGCCCTGAGACGTCTTTTACGTCGGATTCGCGGAGAGGCCGGGGCGCTGGTGCTGGCCCGAACGGGCGCTTTCGCGCTGCTTCATACCTCCCCGTTCATGTGCGGCGGTTACGCCTCGGACCGGCGGCGGCCGGTCGTCGCGGCGCGGTTCGTGCGGGTCCGGTAAGGACGGGGCTTATTTCCGAAATGCGGGACAGGACCGGGGCGGACATGGTATGATCATATTGAAACCGAACCGGAGTGGACCGTACCATGAAGCGACCCGTTTCCATATTAAAGCGGTTCCGCGAAGGAGGGCTGTTGGGCCTGACGCTCTGCCTAGGAATCCTGTCCGGCTGCGGCAAAACGTCGGAAAACACTTCGTCGCCGACCCCGCCCGAGCATCCGGT is a window from the Nitrospiria bacterium genome containing:
- a CDS encoding MBL fold metallo-hydrolase, which produces MIELNHGMRIIGTELWLDSTKARPLGFISHAHGDHTAKHERIIATPATWSLCRRRLGVKPHAIPLDFRTPHSMDGFTIELLPSGHILGAAQIVIQNGRRIVYTGDFKLKPNRTADPAEVPSCDILIMECTFGKPQYVFPPTEEVERRLIEFVETAFEDRKIPVLLAYAMGKSQEVLKFLGDRGYTVCLAKPTVEVVKVYESCGVVFRNYERFSNDNLHGKVVLLPPYLARTRLVERIPKRRTAVLTGWAMDREAASRYGADVAIPMSDHADFEELNEYVDRARPSRIFTVHGAPDFARHLRRRGFHAEHLAPGTQLELW
- a CDS encoding isoaspartyl peptidase/L-asparaginase family protein, which gives rise to MKNPNRVVILVHGGAGPRAAGKAELRVLEAALEAGLSLLNEGGAGLDAVEAAIRILEDSGRFNAGLGSLLQLDGRGRMDASIMEGRGLKAGAVAGVENVRNPIRGARLVMERTPHVLIAGEGAARLARHFRLGTGGSATDRSLRVLKKTLKGGSESVRLFNEIRRRETVGAVALDEYGTLAAGASTGGVPAMLPGRVGDTPLIGAGTYADNESGAVSMTGRGETIIRAGLAKEICEHLIDGCSPKQAAQKALRRLLRRIRGEAGALVLARTGAFALLHTSPFMCGGYASDRRRPVVAARFVRVR
- a CDS encoding ComF family protein → MKTALKDIGRRFVLDLILPTRCRTCRRYFSEEANPCFCRDCWATVSRIDGPCCPRCGKPFASEAALSHSPGHLCGDCRERSPHFDHAVSAGWYEGVLAEAIHLVKYRGKTLLTRPLGRLLLRAMERLPETDGLVPVPLHPSRLRERGFNQALLLCDSIGSGSGVPVLPDALERIRVTPPQIGLSHQDRRRNVRRAFVPKRPEQIEGRRIVLVDDVYTTGATLNECARILKGAGAEMVCVLTVARTPGGVG
- a CDS encoding ABC transporter permease, which produces MFSRPEERPAGWAERRPALKFAGDSAAVAEAELRKIFRDPTELFSRAVQPVLWLVVFGQVFSQIRGIPTGDVSYLAFMTPGILAQSVLFSAIFYGINVIWERDLGVVHKLLVTPSSRGALVLGKAVSAGLRGVVQAAIIYLVALALRIGIRWEFLAVAGVLCGVVLGSAIFSTFSLIIACVVKTRERFMGIGQVLTMPLFFASNAIYPLEMMPDWLKRIAAVNPLTFLVDVLRGLMIQGGHSAHSLAADFGVMGGVFLLMILIAARLYPTLAW
- a CDS encoding ATP-binding cassette domain-containing protein, whose protein sequence is MPEPESGREFAIETRRLTRTFGPVSAVTGVDLRVRYGIIFGLLGPNGAGKSTMIKMLTTLLRPTSGSATVAGFDIVRSSTEIRKKIGYVPQMLSADGGLTGVENLSLSAKLYGMGAAERVERIRDALEFMGLVEVGHKLVKTYSGGMIRRLELAQAMLHRPAVLFLDEPTIGLDPMARRTVWDRLQALRKQFGMTALITTHDMEEADHLCDELAILHRGEIAVIGTPASLKADVAPDATLDDVFAQTCGGTIQEGGTYRDVQQTRRTARRLG